A window from Mauremys reevesii isolate NIE-2019 linkage group 9, ASM1616193v1, whole genome shotgun sequence encodes these proteins:
- the RBM41 gene encoding RNA-binding protein 41 isoform X1: protein MRRVNSSLSSDDLLLEDLETEGERQLKSLLHHQLDTAVSIEQCVSKRRCFAPAALYKPFGEEAAGTLTLSQFQALQESEQETASLRELGLSDSEILLWKNHASADKGSGLGAAPEAMRERLRAIQEKITERQRILSLPQRFAGSKQLSRREMEIENALFQGTDRHSFLRALYHQDEAQKRMVNEKDPMGHLETVCQEMLKKPLPGESHSTKSDPCLPCFPSPSGPVVKGTTQLPDQGEQTEQYRGPSLPAIKAAGTVAQQPTLGSATVKEPVEFISEEEIRKNRLSEEEIRSISRFSSYEPGEPSKVLYLKNLSTRVSVRELVSLFARFQEKDGPPIQFRLLSGRMRGQAFITFPSVEIAREAMLLVNGYSLMGKTLVIEFGKSKVQSSSVDSASHSSCATDSAEKPTIN from the exons ATGCGGAG GGTCAACAGCAGCCTGTCTAGCGATGATCTTCTCCTGGAGGATTTGGAGACAGAAGGAGAGAGGCAGCTGAAGAGCCTCCTTCATCATCAGCTTGATACTGCTGTCTCCATTGAACA GTGCGTGTCCAAGCGACGATGCTTCGCCCCAGCTGCTCTTTACAAGCCCTTTGGAGAGGAGGCGGCAGGGACTCTGACCTTATCGCAGTTCCAGGCACTGCAGGAGAGTGAGCAAGAAACAGCCTCTCTTCGGGAACTGGGGCTCTCAGACTCCGAGATCCTGCTCTGGAAGAACCATGCTTCAGCAGATAAG ggctctgggctgggagcagcccctgaAGCCATGCGGGAACGGCTGCGAGCCATCCAGGAGAAGATCACAGAGCGCCAGCGCATTTTGTCCCTTCCGCAGAGGTTTGCTGGCAGCAAACAGCTGAGCCGGCGGGAGATGGAGATTGAGAATGCGCTCTTCCAGGGGACGGACCGTCACTCCTTCCTGCGGGCACTCTACCACCAAG ATGAAGCTCAGAAGAGGATGGTGAATGAAAAGGACCCCATGGGTCACTTGGAGACTGTCTGTCAAGAGATGCTAAAAAAGCCATTGCCTGGGGAATCCCACTCTACAAAAAGTGATCCATGCTTACCTTGCTTCCcctccccaagtggacctgtgGTTAAGGGTACCACACAGCTTCCGGACCAGGGAGAGCAGACAGAACAGTATAGAGGTCCCAGCCTCCCCGCGATTaaggcagcggggactgtggccCAGCAACCCACACTGGGGTCTGCAACTGTAAAGGAGCCCGTGGAGTTCATCTCAGAAGAGGAGATCCGCAAGAATCGTCTCTCGGAGGAGGAGATCAGGAGCATCTCCCGGTTTTCCTCCTACGAGCCGGGAGAGCCAAGCAAG GTGCTGTATTTGAAGAACCTGAGCACTCGGGTGTCAGTGAGGGAGCTGGTCTCGCTGTTTGCTCGGTTCCAGGAGAAGGATGGCCCACCGATCCAGTTCCGCCTGCTGAGTGGCCGCATGAGGGGCCAGGCCTTCATCACCTTTCCCA GTGTCGAGATTGCACGGGAAGCAATGCTGCTGGTGAACGGCTATAGCCTGATGGGGAAAACGCTGGTGATAGAGTTTGGGAAAAGTAAGGTGCAGTCATCAAGTGTTGACTCTGCCTCCCACAGCTCGTGTGCCACAGACAGTGCAGAGAAACCCACTATCAACTAA
- the RBM41 gene encoding RNA-binding protein 41 isoform X2 produces the protein MSRCVSKRRCFAPAALYKPFGEEAAGTLTLSQFQALQESEQETASLRELGLSDSEILLWKNHASADKGSGLGAAPEAMRERLRAIQEKITERQRILSLPQRFAGSKQLSRREMEIENALFQGTDRHSFLRALYHQDEAQKRMVNEKDPMGHLETVCQEMLKKPLPGESHSTKSDPCLPCFPSPSGPVVKGTTQLPDQGEQTEQYRGPSLPAIKAAGTVAQQPTLGSATVKEPVEFISEEEIRKNRLSEEEIRSISRFSSYEPGEPSKVLYLKNLSTRVSVRELVSLFARFQEKDGPPIQFRLLSGRMRGQAFITFPSVEIAREAMLLVNGYSLMGKTLVIEFGKSKVQSSSVDSASHSSCATDSAEKPTIN, from the exons ATGTCCAG GTGCGTGTCCAAGCGACGATGCTTCGCCCCAGCTGCTCTTTACAAGCCCTTTGGAGAGGAGGCGGCAGGGACTCTGACCTTATCGCAGTTCCAGGCACTGCAGGAGAGTGAGCAAGAAACAGCCTCTCTTCGGGAACTGGGGCTCTCAGACTCCGAGATCCTGCTCTGGAAGAACCATGCTTCAGCAGATAAG ggctctgggctgggagcagcccctgaAGCCATGCGGGAACGGCTGCGAGCCATCCAGGAGAAGATCACAGAGCGCCAGCGCATTTTGTCCCTTCCGCAGAGGTTTGCTGGCAGCAAACAGCTGAGCCGGCGGGAGATGGAGATTGAGAATGCGCTCTTCCAGGGGACGGACCGTCACTCCTTCCTGCGGGCACTCTACCACCAAG ATGAAGCTCAGAAGAGGATGGTGAATGAAAAGGACCCCATGGGTCACTTGGAGACTGTCTGTCAAGAGATGCTAAAAAAGCCATTGCCTGGGGAATCCCACTCTACAAAAAGTGATCCATGCTTACCTTGCTTCCcctccccaagtggacctgtgGTTAAGGGTACCACACAGCTTCCGGACCAGGGAGAGCAGACAGAACAGTATAGAGGTCCCAGCCTCCCCGCGATTaaggcagcggggactgtggccCAGCAACCCACACTGGGGTCTGCAACTGTAAAGGAGCCCGTGGAGTTCATCTCAGAAGAGGAGATCCGCAAGAATCGTCTCTCGGAGGAGGAGATCAGGAGCATCTCCCGGTTTTCCTCCTACGAGCCGGGAGAGCCAAGCAAG GTGCTGTATTTGAAGAACCTGAGCACTCGGGTGTCAGTGAGGGAGCTGGTCTCGCTGTTTGCTCGGTTCCAGGAGAAGGATGGCCCACCGATCCAGTTCCGCCTGCTGAGTGGCCGCATGAGGGGCCAGGCCTTCATCACCTTTCCCA GTGTCGAGATTGCACGGGAAGCAATGCTGCTGGTGAACGGCTATAGCCTGATGGGGAAAACGCTGGTGATAGAGTTTGGGAAAAGTAAGGTGCAGTCATCAAGTGTTGACTCTGCCTCCCACAGCTCGTGTGCCACAGACAGTGCAGAGAAACCCACTATCAACTAA